Proteins found in one Mycoplasma ovis str. Michigan genomic segment:
- the greA gene encoding transcription elongation factor GreA: MSTNYITEEKLAEIKSQLAKLIDVERPQVLEELKYARSLGDLSENADYDSAKMRQEQLEKKISELEYILKNYEIIDKGNKEGKEAGKEQKVVKIGSKVRVFHSLTNEEYTFEILGSLDANPSQFKISNESPIARAILGKPAGGTYTVEVETRQKSYSIKVLEIF; encoded by the coding sequence ATGTCAACAAACTATATAACTGAAGAAAAGTTAGCTGAGATTAAATCTCAGCTTGCTAAGTTAATAGATGTAGAAAGACCGCAAGTTTTAGAAGAACTTAAGTATGCTAGAAGTTTAGGAGACTTATCGGAAAACGCTGACTATGACAGCGCAAAGATGAGACAAGAACAATTGGAGAAAAAAATTTCTGAATTGGAATACATATTAAAAAACTACGAAATTATTGATAAAGGCAATAAAGAAGGTAAGGAGGCTGGCAAGGAACAAAAAGTAGTTAAGATAGGTTCAAAAGTTAGAGTGTTTCACTCACTGACAAATGAGGAATATACTTTTGAAATATTAGGTAGTTTGGATGCTAATCCTTCTCAATTTAAGATTTCTAATGAATCTCCTATAGCCAGAGCCATATTGGGCAAGCCTGCTGGCGGAACCTATACAGTAGAAGTTGAAACTAGACAAAAAAGTTACTCTATTAAGGTACTTGAAATTTTTTAA
- the rpsP gene encoding 30S ribosomal protein S16, whose product MVRLRLKKKGKKHNPFFRIIAIDSRRARDSAELKTLGFYEPKKGNFELDMNLYKEFISKGAKPTKNLLDLVKAQSRLSKL is encoded by the coding sequence ATGGTTAGATTAAGACTCAAAAAAAAAGGAAAAAAGCATAATCCTTTTTTCAGAATAATTGCAATAGACTCTAGAAGAGCTAGAGACTCTGCTGAACTTAAGACATTAGGTTTTTATGAACCTAAAAAAGGTAATTTTGAATTGGATATGAATTTATACAAAGAATTCATAAGTAAAGGTGCTAAGCCCACTAAAAACTTGTTAGATTTAGTTAAAGCTCAATCAAGACTTTCGAAATTATA